Proteins found in one Aspergillus puulaauensis MK2 DNA, chromosome 8, nearly complete sequence genomic segment:
- a CDS encoding cupin domain-containing protein (COG:S;~EggNog:ENOG410PQSC;~InterPro:IPR014710,IPR011051,IPR013096;~PFAM:PF07883) has product MPESTIIEGSSNGGNTTSQPTATFTGNVYVDLIHKDDQAAIANVTFTPCARTHWHTHGQGQFLKVVAGAGWICDKGSQPRRIKTGDVIWAPAGTTHWHGADDGSILTHLVVGLGNTTWHDAVTDEEYGNKQ; this is encoded by the coding sequence ATGCCTGAATCAACCATCATTGAAGGCTCCTCCAATGGAGGCAATACCACCTCTCAACCTACCGCCACCTTCACTGGCAATGTTTATGTGGACCTCATACACAAGGACGACCAAGCTGCCATCGCCAATGTTACCTTCACTCCATGCGCCCGGACACACTGGCACACCCACGGGCAAGGCCAGTTCCTGAAGGTGGTGGCCGGCGCCGGCTGGATTTGCGATAAGGGGAGTCAACCCCGCCGCATCAAGACAGGAGACGTTATCTGGGCACCGGCGGGTACGACGCATTGGCATGGAGCAGATGATGGCTCTATCTTGACGCACCTGGTTGTCGGCTTGGGCAACACAACGTGGCATGATGCAGTGACTGACGAGGAGTACGGGAACAAGCAGTGA
- a CDS encoding uncharacterized protein (COG:S;~EggNog:ENOG410PU2J) → MKFSIMLNLLSSLCEKTVGRVLPINVNRLPIFGGRAVIGDREDVVSCPTNPPPSTTERTVFSTEGCVVYGYPSTGGVLRKDADLVDMLFLSLPRPHVSQRSPSADEEDRFCNLLRRTGAGWWPSREDWVEVQIGMREATEEEEKVVVFGWPADGVGVWVLRFASAEQLPRDFGRMRLAINMEEKIQRMREYGAVFIEDVTQVEELQGTL, encoded by the coding sequence ATGAAGTTTAGTATCATGCTCAACCTTCTATCAAGTCTCTGCGAAAAAACCGTTGGCCGCGTCCTCCCCATCAACGTGAACCGTTTGCCTATTTTTGGTGGACGAGCAGTGATAGGTGACCGAGAGGACGTCGTCTCATGCCCCACAAACCCCCCTCCATCAACGACTGAACGAACCGTCTTCAGCACAGAGGGGTGTGTTGTCTATGGTTACCCCTCCACTGGCGGGGTTCTCAGGAAAGACGCCGACCTTGTCGACATGCTTTTCCTGTCGCTCCCGCGCCCTCATGTATCGCAGCGCTCACCCAGtgccgatgaggaagacaGGTTTTGTAATCTCCTGCGACGGACTGGTGCAGGGTGGTGGCCAAGTAGGGAGGATTGGGTTGAGGTGCAGATTGGCATGAGGGAGGccacagaggaagaagaaaaggtggTAGTGTTTGGTTGGCCGGCGGATGGAGTGGGTGTATGGGTTTTGAGATTTGCGAGTGCTGAACAACTGCCACGCGATTTTGGGAGGATGCGTTTGGCAATCAatatggaggagaagatACAGCGGATGAGAGAGTACGGTGCTGTGTTTATTGAAGATGTCACGCAGGTAGAGGAACTTCAGGGTACATTGTAA
- a CDS encoding uncharacterized protein (COG:S;~EggNog:ENOG410PN0F;~TransMembrane:2 (i269-290o310-337i)) — protein sequence MKLEEAYRTPEHHYQKAEAPPFVIDLLRNPAAEVPEAKKEVLFPSTYWAELGEVRLVKNNEKEFLEGEFSVPKLDSLYDHLWLAGLPVPPRPLHYQLVLQREIVVCEKMDVHLVWGNRRIHIKPIPWFLLSPAFWETNLQCAEGCDCSRSQAYGDNHTHCKTKTQRTIALGFLFTYTALISSQHDFHLAQEAHLIPSERSGTSVNWTNWQTLVEQILTSSSTSIYESIHRRFHYGELRANRLNAVSLLTRQTYFLNQWPDYNSFIRDQLGWLAATTIYIALALSAMQVGLATERLEKDRAYMAAAYGFSVFAIIGPIVGGVLIVCVILVVGVVNWRFQRYRAKQRFRVIMGSVVEPRLRASAARQGLEYRIPTGGA from the exons ATGAAACTCGAAGAGGCTTACCGTACTCCAGAGCATCATTATCAGAAGGCAGAAGCGCCACCCTTTGTAATAGACTTGCTCAGGAACCCTGCGGCCGAAGTACCCGAAGCGAAAAAGGAAGTACTCTTCCCTTCCACATACTGGGCGGAACTTGGCGAGGTGCGTCTCGTTAAAAACAACGAGAAAGAATTTCTAGAGGGAGAGTTCTCGGTGCCAAAACTTGACAGCCTATACGACCATCTatggcttgctgggcttcCAGTGCCGCCACGGCCACTGCATTACCAGCTGGTATTGCAGCGGGAGATAGTCGTCTGTGAGAAAATGGACGTGCACCTGGTCTGGGGCAATCGGAGGATACACATCAAGCCCATTCCGTGGTTTCTGTTGTCTCCTGCGTTTTGGGAGACTAATCTGCAGTGTGCAGAGGGTTGCGACTGCTCTCGCAGTCAAGCCTACGGTGACAATCACA CACATTGCAAGACAAAGACGCAAAGGACCATCGCcctcggcttcctcttcACATACACAGCCCTCATCTCATCACAACACGACTTTCACCTCGCCCAAGAAGCCCATCTCATCCCATCCGAGCGCTCAGGCACCAGTGTCAACTGGACGAACTGGCAAACCTTGGTCGAACAGATCCtaacctcgtcctcgacctCCATCTACGAAAGCATCCACCGCCGCTTCCACTACGGCGAACTCCGCGCAAACCGCCTAAACGCAGTCTCCCTACTAACCAGGCAGACGTACTTCCTCAACCAATGGCCTGATTACAACAGCTTCATTCGCGACCAGCTAGGCTGGCTCGCCGCAACGACCATCTACATTGCACTGGCGTTGTCTGCGATGCAGGTAGGCCTGGCAACGGAGAGGCTCGAGAAGGACAGGGCGTACATGGCCGCGGCGTACGGGTTCAGCGTCTTTGCAATTATAGGACCCATTGTTGGCGGTGTCCTTATTGTTTGTGTTATTCTGGTGGTTGGGGTGGTTAATTGGAGGTTTCAGAGATATAGGGCCAAGCAGCGGTTTAGGGTTATTATGGGGAGTGTTGTTGAACCCCGTCTTCGAGCGAGTGCAGCGAGACAGGGGCTTGAATATCGTATTCCCACCGGAGGGGCATGA